Part of the Molothrus aeneus isolate 106 chromosome 8, BPBGC_Maene_1.0, whole genome shotgun sequence genome is shown below.
GTCACCCCCAGCATGGAGAGGGGGCCCAGCCTTATCTGCCCTCCCCTCTCCCGAGCAAACAGCCCCCggagggcgggcgggcgggctgCGGCCGAGCCCTGGCTCGCCAAACGTTCCCGACGCCTGGCAGGCGAGGGATGCGCCGGGGCCGCTCTGGTTACCATATGTTTTCAATAAAATAAGACAAATAGGGCCGGGAGATAGGGATTGCAGTAAACCTGTTATAAAGCAGCATAAACCAGGCCAATGTAAACGGCAGCAGGGCCCCTCCTGGAAGGGCCGTTGGGTGCCAGCTCCGCACCGGGCGGCCCGGCCAGGTGTGAGCGGGAGCCCGCAGCGGTGCCCCCGCAGGTTTTTATCACGTTCGTGGTAATATGGTGCTTGTTATGCTAACTATGAGTAAACATCCCCGGCCGGGCTTTGTGGCGACGGGAGGGAGTTATCGGAAAGTGGCAGTGGGAAGGTGATTTAACAATAAAGTTGTCTTGTTTGCCAGCAGGTGatgtctgcccccagccccatgatTAATGCTTCCCAAAGTACTCCACTTTACAATCTCttgtaattatttattaaacgaaatctatttattattattttagcaAACAGCGGTACCAGGTGGggctttcttttcctcttcagcTTTTGTCTGAAGGACGTTTGAAGTGGGCAGTCTGAGGCTTGGAAACTCGCTCGCCAGATTTTTTTGTCATCCAATTGcacaggcacaaaaaaaaaaccccaacccctcCGGGCCCTTCCTATTCATCCTCCGCTGCCCTCCGAGCCGCCCCTCGAGAAGGGGCGCCCGAGCCGCCGCGGTGGCCGCCCCCCCTCGGCACCCTCCCCCGCCCTCCCAGCggggccgcccgcccgccgcacCGCGCTCCGGGCCAGGCGGCGCGCACGGCcccacagcgccggcagcgcccgccCGAGGCCGCCCCGCGGGGTCGGGGAGcggcccgggcagggggagctgcccccagccccgccgcggCCCGACGGGGCCGCTCcggccgctcccggccccgggATCCCCGAGCGGGCTCCGCCGCGCCGCTTTGGTGAAGGACAGGGGGGActcccgccccgccggggctgCGCCCTCCCGGCGGCCCTGCCCGCACCCCCGGGGGCGTCGGGCCGTGCAGGGGGAGCCCGGCTCCACTCCTGCCGGTCCCTCGCCCTCGGCCGGGGAAAGGTGCCCCGGGCCCGGGCCGTTCCCCGTCCCCGCCGCAGCCGGTGCGCAAAAATCCCCGGCACGTTTTGCGCACCGAGCTCCCGGGCCCAGCGCCGGGCCCGACGGGGCCGGGGCGGCCTCGGGCCTCGGGAGGGCCCTTCCCCCGCGGGATCCAGCCCCTGCTTCCCTTGTGGGAGCAAAGTCACGGCGCGAATGGGGGCTGGAGGAGGCGTTCGGTGCCCTCCGGTGCTGGCGCTCGCCGCCCTCAGCGCAGCGCCCACAGCTCCGCCGGTCGGtgcgcggggggcgcggggatGCTCCCGGCGCTGCAGGGGCCAGGACAAGGGTGACGGGGGGAGGCTGGAACATCGGAGGGGATATTCCGGGACTGCCCCGCGGCGCCGGAGCAGCGGCAAGGGGTTGTGGCTGTGCCGAGAGGAGCGGAGCCGGAACGGTGCCGGCTGGACCCTCACGTCTGGCACCGGGTGAGGCAGCGCCTGGCCCGGCGGTGCGTCCCCGGCCACTCCGGGAGGCCGGAGGTTCCCCGCGTTCCGCAGCCGAGCGCTGGGGAGCCCTCTGTCACCGCTGGGCCCCTGTACCCGCCCCGACCCCCGCTGCACCCCGGCGGAGCCCCGGAGCGTGCGGCCGCCCCGGCCGTGGTGCAGCCCCCGAGCAGCACGGGCTCGGCCCGGGGGTCCCGTCCCGAGAGGGCtggcgggcagggccggggggtCCCGGCAGGACGCGGCGTGGAAGCCGGCGAGGTCTCTCGTGGCGTGGCCGGGGCAGCGGGCGGTGCCGGAGCCGGCACGCTCCCGTCGGGCTGATAAGATAAAAGCGTGCCAAGGGGTGGGTGCGGGCGGGGGGGCGCACACGCCGCCCGGCCGGGAAATCCCCATTGTCTGCCGGCCCTATATATAGGGGCTAAACGGCAGTCGTGTGCCGGCGGCACAACCTCTCCTGCCCGCACTCGAGACACCGCGGGGAGCGCCGCGGAGCGCGCAGCCAGAGCCGCTCTCCTGCCCCGCAGCCTCGGGCGGGCTCAGCACGCACAGCCGCGGGGGACACGGCTCTGCCGGGCCGGCCGACGCGGGGTTGGCTGCTCAGCATGGCCCCGCAGAGCGACCGCTCGCCGGACGAAGGGCAGCCGTATTTCGGAGGCGCAGAGGATCCCTCCCCGGCGGCCGGCGGGGCCTCCGGGGGCAGCCGGGGCGCCTCGCCCGCCCGCACCGCCCTGGCCCCGCGGGACGCGGCCGCCCGCAGGAAGGGGaaggcgcggcggggccgcggcaaGGCGCGGAGCGAGGGCTTGCTCAGCAAGCAGAAGAGGAGCCGGCGCATGAAGGCAAACGACCGGGAGAGAAACCGCATGCACCACCTCAACTCCGCCCTGGACGCTCTCCGCAGCGTCCTGCCCACCTTCCCCGACGACGCCAAGCTCACGAAGATCGAGACGCTCCGCTTCGCGCACAACTACATTTGGGCGCTCACGCAGAGCCTCCGCCTGGCCGAGCAGGGCCTGCCCGAgccccccgcgccgccgccgccccccgccgccgcctcccccgggCCCTGGGACTCGCCCtgcgccgcggccccgccgcccgccgccctgcgccgcggccccgccgccttCCCCGCCTTCCTGTGAGCCCCCGCCCGGCCGGTGTCCCCCCGGGGTGGCCCTCAAAGAgccggggggcggcgggacccccgctgcccccgccccgtcccgtcccgcTCGGCTGGAGAGCGCAGCGGGAGCGGGCGGACAGAAACAAATCACGGTTTTGTACTCGTTAACggtaaattatattaatttgtCGCTATCGGTATTTATTGATTATATTTCGTaacaaatatgtattttgtatatAAGAGTATTTTCAGCAGCGGTGGTCCAGCTGTCTGTACCCGCAGCTATATTTTgagttttctgaagaaaaaagaagaggaaaaataaagcgTGTCGCGGCCAGACCTGTGCCAGGCCGTGTTTTTATCACCGAGGGCTCTCCGGGAGTTCCAAAATCGCGCGCAGCAGCGCCGGGAGGgccgcgccggccccgcggggctccCTCGGCCCCCGGGCGCTGTGCCCGGTGCGGGGTCGCTCCCGTGCGGGGCGGAGCGGCGATGGAGAGCGGAGCAGAGGGGTCCCGGGCGTGTGCCCGTCCAGGCCCACGCTCGGATTTAAACCCGGCCTCTCTCTGCAGGTGCCTTTTCCCGCAGAGCTGCGGCAGCTCCCGTCTCCAGGTGAGGCGTGCCCGGCTGTTTTAAGGACACGGCGCTCCTGGAGCGGCGCTGGTGCCCGGGGGGCAGGATCGCCTCAGGGCCACCCCATCCTCCCCCGGGGTGAGTTTAGCCGGGGCCCGGGGCAGCAGCCGGAGCGCGAAGCCCTGAgcgggggcagggggagcgcAGGAGATGGCAAAGACGCTGGTGGTGAGAGGAGAGCCCGCATGAATTCCGTCAGCCCTCGCCGGCCCTCTCCTGCCGGGACTCAATTTGTAGCTGGTGGATTTACGGCCAGGCCGCCTCCCCGCTCCGCGCTGCCCCGCCGGGGCGGCCGCCGCCAGACAAAGCGGCCCGCGGGGCCAAAAGCCCATTGTGATGCTAATTGTTCTCAGCGGAGCCCGTTTGCCCGCGGCAAAGAGACGCTATTGAGGCAATTTGTAGAACAAAAGAAATTTGGTTACTGGAAACAAAGCTGCACGCACAAACATCTCCCCCCTCCACGCAACAACCTCCCCTTCCCGCACCGCAACCAAAGCGGCGGAACCTGAGCGGGGACGGCAGCCCGGGCTCCCCGTCCCGCCGGTGGGGGGACAACCACGGGGAGCCCCTTtctgcccctctgtccccttccTGCGCGCTGCCCCCGCTCCCCGAGGGCTGGGGCGGGCTGaggggcagccccggcgggGAAGGGAGCGCTGGGTGCGGGTGGCAGCGCTGGGTGAGGGTGGCAGCGCTGAGTGCGGAGAAGGGAGCGCTGGGTAAGGGTGGGAGCGCTGGGTGCGGGGAAGGGAATGCTGGGTGCGGTGGCAGCGCTGGGTGCGGGTGGGTGCGGGTGGCAGCGCTGGGTGCGGGTGAGAGCGCTGGGTGCGGTGGCAGCGCTGGGTGCGGTGGCAGCGCTGGGTGCGGGGAAGGGAGCGCTAGGTGAGGGTGGCGGCGCTGGGTGCGGGTGGGATCGCTGGGTGCGCTGGGTGCGGTGGGTGCGCGGAGCGATGCCCGCAGCAGCCCCGGTCCGCACCGGGCTCTGGCCATGGTGCTGAAGGCACGGCGCCGTTGTGCCCTGGAcgaggctcagccctgcccgggggatGAGGAGCCCTTCCCGGTGTGTCTCTCCCGGGAGATGCTGGGGTGCTGTCCGCTCAGGTGGGTTGTGGGAGGCATCGCCTGGTGCTGCGGGGAAGGGAGAGGCCGGCACGGCCCTGGTGCTGAACCAGACACTGCAGATCAGAGAACACACGGGCCTTGGTGGATTTTGGAGAAGCAGTGACCTCTTACTGGTGCACCTGAGCCAGCCTCCTTCAACAAACTGTCCCACGGAGGTGTCCCCCACAGCCGGGAGAAGGGAGCAAGGGCAGCACGGTGCCAGTGTTGGCAGGCAAGGTGAGCAGATCTCACTTTCTGCAGGAGCTTTTTTGGAGACCTGCAccttctgctgcctcctgggACCCGCCCATCTATGCAGAGGCCCCCTCCTTTGCCTGTTCGCTGCTTTGAGAAGAAACACCCGCATGGCTGGAGAAACACGGCcgtggggcagggctgagggctcggAAAGGGCCGTGTGTGCCCATCTCCGTGTGTACTCATAGCCCTGAACGTGATCTATCTGTGTCGTAGATCAGATAGGCACAATGAAAGACCTAATAGTattcctgccccttccccccGCCCTTCTGGCTGAATTGTGTATTGTTTTCCTACTCTAACAGTCTGCAAAGTGCTCCAAGGCCTCCGTGTGTGGCCACAGGCGAAACACCGTCATTATTTGGGTGATAAAATCATTTAATGTTTTCCCTGCTAGGGCAGCTCCATGCCGATATCTCCCCACAGGAGGTATCGCGTTGCCCTCACTATCTGCATGTACCGTGGGGCTGAGGACGATCTCAACACCCTCACTTAtcagcaaaagcagcattttttgcaaaaaaatggcaaaagagAGTTCAGGGTGGACGTGGGCAAGAAAAGGAGCAAGAAGAGCACGAGAGTCCAGTGAAGAGCAGGTATTACAAAAGTTCACAAAGATGTCTGTACTGCTGTATTTTCAGAAAGGGGTCACTAGAGTGGGGTTTACTGCATTGCTGATTCCTTTTTTCTGGAGACTTAGGATGCTTCTGGTCTTCCAGCCGTGGGGCTGTAGGTTGGGGGTGGATggaaggggagggggggcaGATTTACTACCTCTGGAGAACTAGTGACTTCTTTAGGGGcttgaatgcatttttttttctttgcctccaCATTATTAGGTTAATCATTGCTTGAACCGGTTGCTATGGTTTTAGCAAACCCATGGAAACTTGATAATGAAGACTGAAAGACTCCTTTTCCATTTATCTTTTCTCTATGTTTAGTGCATGATGGTCTCATTTCTCTTGACggggctgtcccagtgccagtgCCCGGCTTTTATAACCACGGCTGCTGCAGTGGCCTCGGGACTTTTTGATGTGGGGGAAACAGGTGGCTGCTGGGACCGTGGCTGTTTCAGGCTTGTGCCCTCACATATTTGCAGGCAACAGGATGAAAACCAACCTAACCCGGGCCCTGCTTGCTGAAATCCCACGCCAGGTGAactcagcttttatttttgcagccAGGGAAGAATGCTTCACCCCGACCTGCCCTCAATACTCAGTTTTAGCTCTCCTGTTTAGACAAGACTGTCTAAACatcagttggacttgatgattttaAAGGTCTTCTCCAACCTTAACAATTTCCCAGTTGTATGATTCTTTGGATATGTGATATTATCATTTATTACAGACAGAAGGAGGTTTTATACCTGTCTCGTTCTGaatcttccctctcctctgtgGCTTTACAGGTATTCAGCAAACCCTGGCTGTGGGGTCTCCTACAACAGTCtcaccactgctctgctctAGTCAAGGTTAAAATGGGGGGGTTGAGGATACCAAACAGCCGAAAACAGAAGCTGTAAATTATTTGCACGGTTCAGAGAGGCCAGGCTCATTGTCAGGGCCAGGGAAGGGGAAACACCCCGGTCCTTTCCTCAGCAACAGACTCATCCCCCTCCTCCTTGCTCTTGGTCGGCTCCCTCGTGTCTGAAGGCTTGGCAAGAAAATGAAGGTGATTCCCATAATCCCAGGGCAATTCCTTTGACCCCAGCCTCCACTCTGTGCTCTAAATAAGCCTTTAAGTGAGTTGCTTCCTGCCCTCTCACATTGTCCGCCTCTGACACCGCAGTCAGGttccgaggaggaggaggctgcaaaGCGCTGCCCGTCCCTTCCACGGCTCTGGGAACCAGAGGgggctcctgccagcagagcaaaccccctcagctcctccagagAGCCCGGGGCTCGCCAGGGCGCCCCAGAAGCGCTCCCGGGCCAGGGCAGGATGCTGGGCTGCGGCTGCACTGCCCGCACGTTTCGGGGTAGCCGTGCCTGCCGGCAGAGAAAAGGCGAAGAATCGGGATTCTTTCACATGATCAGCCTTCAAAAGTCTGCCTTTGCCCCCCTCCTCCCGGCTATAATGACAATCCAAAGAGTTCCTGATAGGGTTTTAAAAGATGCTTATTCATTCACCGTCCACCAAGCATGAAAATCCAGCTCATTTGTTCATTTGT
Proteins encoded:
- the NEUROG3 gene encoding neurogenin-3, giving the protein MAPQSDRSPDEGQPYFGGAEDPSPAAGGASGGSRGASPARTALAPRDAAARRKGKARRGRGKARSEGLLSKQKRSRRMKANDRERNRMHHLNSALDALRSVLPTFPDDAKLTKIETLRFAHNYIWALTQSLRLAEQGLPEPPAPPPPPAAASPGPWDSPCAAAPPPAALRRGPAAFPAFL